A single Vulpes lagopus strain Blue_001 chromosome 3, ASM1834538v1, whole genome shotgun sequence DNA region contains:
- the LOC121487103 gene encoding serine protease 27-like produces MRRLPALALLLLLLGFGAQGAEVSHAPPGFGPSVRAPRMLNRMVGGRDALEGEWPWQVSIQRNGSHFCGGSLLTERWVLTAAHCFSNTSETSLYQVLLGVRQLVRPGPHAVYARVKQVESNPLYRGMASSADVALVELEAPVTFTNYILPVCVPDPSVAFEAGMSCWVTGWGSPSEEDHLPSPRVLQKLAVPIIDTPKCNLLYSKDAEAGLQPKAIKDDMLCAGFAEGKKDACKGDSGGPLVCLVGRLWLQAGVISWGEGCARRNRPGVYIRVTSHHDWIHRIIPNLQFQQAESGGQKRGPRVQQHLLDSVPCLAAHMLLSVLTALLALL; encoded by the exons ATGCGGCGCCTGccagccctggccctgctcctgctgctgctggggttTG GTGCTCAGGGAGCCGAGGTATCACACG CGCCTCCTGGCTTCGGCCCTAGTGTGCGGGCGCCGAGGATGCTGAACCGGATGGTGGGCGGCCGGGACGCCCTGGAGGGCGAGTGGCCCTGGCAGGTCAGCATCCAGCGCAACGGAAGCCACTTCTGCGGGGGCAGCCTCCTCACAGAGCGATGGGTCCTCACGGCGGCGCACTGCTTCTCCAA CACCTCTGAAACCTCCCTGTACCAGGTCCTGCTTGGGGTGCGGCAGCTGGTGAGGCCAGGGCCACACGCCGTGTACGCCCGCGTGAAGCAGGTGGAGAGCAACCCCCTGTACCGGGGCATGGCTTCCAGTGCCGACGTGGCGCTGGTGGAGCTGGAGGCGCCTGTGACCTTCACCAACTACATTCTCCCCGTGTGTGTGCCTGACCCTTCAGTGGCCTTTGAGGCCGGCATGAGCTGCTGGGTCAcaggctggggcagccccagtgaggAAG ACCACCTGCCCAGCCCGCGGGTCCTGCAGAAGCTCGCAGTGCCCATCATCGACACGCCCAAGTGTAACCTGCTCTACAGCAAGGACGCCGAGGCTGGCCTCCAGCCCAAAGCCATCAAGGATGACATGCTGTGTGCCGGCTTTGCCGAGGGCAAGAAGGACGCCTGCAAG GGCGACTCGGGGGGACCCCTGGTATGCCTGGTGGGCCGGTTGTGGTTGCAGGCAGGAGTCATCAGCTGGGGTGAGGGCTGTGCCCGCCGGAACCGCCCAGGTGTCTATATCCGGGTCACCTCCCACCATGACTGGATCCATCGCATCATCCCAAACCTACAATTCCAACAGGCCGAGTCGGGTGGCCAGAAGCGGGGGCCCCGGGTCCAGCAGCACCTCCTGGACTCTGTGCCCTGCCTGGCGGCCCACATGCTCCTCTCAGTCCTCACGGCCCTCCTGGCTCTCCTCTGA